Proteins from one Flavobacterium sp. N2038 genomic window:
- a CDS encoding SusC/RagA family TonB-linked outer membrane protein, with the protein MRRIFAVLGMILLCSLGAVAQNRLITGIVTDAQNKGVIAASIEVQGKPFSAVTDAEGRFKMNVPEGPVTLNVSSIGFAPQAVVLQQNQNKISVVLAENTQELKDVVVTSFGVKKQKKSLGYAVGELKGDELTKNKEINLGNALQGKIAGVNVSAPVTGPSGSSRVVIRGATSASGLNQPLYVVDGIPIDNSQQGNAGMWGGADKGDGMSSFNPDDIASMSVLKGSAASALYGYRGSNGVILITTKKGKSGTGLGVDFSTNSTFNTPASLLNWQDQYGAGAPVNGVATRFNNLQELRDSYYFAWGDKYDGTPSLGLDGKTRPYQAYGKDNVENFYRTGYSFSNTLAVSGGNETTNFRLSFGNTKDESILPGTNFGRNNVALSLNSAPNKKISIESNAQYIIEKSNNRPYLNDSPRNPSFPTTFLTPGTDIRWLNNAYDENGGEADYFGANTYHTNPYFATQEPLNNDLRKRFIGSAKVNYNITDKIYAKGVLGIDDINYEYTEIEPTGINYNPGGSFENRVENRSEYNASAYLGYKGNIVENLSLDAFIGANRQHNRYSGIKMRGNNFIVPFKYFYGNTQPDKTEKLFSESEVNSLFYSADIGYKDFLYLSLTGREDWFSTLDPSSNSTFYPSVSSSFIYSEIIDLPEWMSYGKFRAGWGNVGGALPDAYALALTYSAPDGQTDSQGQPILGVNGDTVPNRNLKPYNVSTIEFGFENTFFNNRVSTDLTFYSKKTTNDITDADISQSSGTKQQKSTLVKF; encoded by the coding sequence ATGAGACGTATATTTGCAGTGTTAGGAATGATATTGTTGTGCAGTTTAGGGGCTGTAGCGCAAAATCGATTAATAACAGGTATAGTGACTGATGCACAAAACAAGGGAGTTATTGCCGCATCCATCGAAGTTCAGGGAAAACCGTTTAGCGCAGTTACTGATGCTGAAGGTAGATTTAAAATGAATGTTCCGGAAGGGCCGGTTACATTAAATGTATCATCTATAGGTTTTGCACCACAAGCAGTAGTATTGCAGCAAAACCAAAACAAAATTTCAGTTGTATTAGCAGAAAATACTCAGGAATTAAAAGATGTCGTAGTAACTTCATTTGGAGTTAAAAAACAAAAGAAAAGTTTAGGTTACGCAGTTGGAGAACTAAAAGGTGACGAACTGACAAAAAATAAAGAAATTAACTTAGGAAATGCCCTTCAGGGGAAAATTGCCGGGGTTAACGTTTCTGCGCCGGTTACAGGGCCATCTGGTTCAAGCCGTGTGGTAATTCGTGGAGCAACTTCAGCTTCAGGACTTAACCAGCCTTTATATGTTGTTGATGGTATTCCTATTGATAACAGCCAGCAAGGAAATGCCGGTATGTGGGGTGGAGCTGATAAAGGAGATGGTATGTCGTCTTTCAATCCAGACGATATTGCATCTATGTCAGTATTAAAAGGTAGTGCCGCTTCTGCTCTTTATGGGTACAGAGGATCAAATGGTGTTATCTTAATCACAACTAAAAAAGGTAAAAGCGGAACAGGACTTGGAGTAGATTTTAGTACAAACTCAACTTTCAATACACCAGCAAGTCTTCTAAACTGGCAAGATCAATACGGAGCAGGAGCGCCTGTAAATGGAGTTGCTACAAGATTTAACAATTTACAGGAACTTAGAGATTCTTATTATTTTGCATGGGGAGATAAATACGACGGAACTCCTTCTCTTGGCCTTGACGGTAAAACCAGACCATATCAGGCTTACGGAAAAGACAATGTAGAGAATTTTTACAGAACTGGATATTCTTTTAGTAATACACTAGCAGTTTCTGGCGGAAATGAAACAACCAATTTCAGATTGTCTTTTGGAAACACTAAAGATGAATCTATTTTACCGGGAACTAACTTCGGAAGAAATAACGTTGCTTTAAGTTTAAATTCTGCACCAAACAAAAAAATAAGTATAGAGAGTAATGCACAATATATTATTGAGAAAAGTAATAACAGACCTTACTTGAATGACTCTCCAAGAAACCCATCTTTTCCAACTACTTTCCTTACACCTGGAACAGATATCAGATGGTTAAACAATGCTTATGATGAAAATGGAGGTGAAGCAGATTATTTTGGAGCAAACACTTACCACACAAACCCATATTTTGCTACACAAGAGCCATTAAATAATGACCTTAGAAAGCGTTTTATTGGTTCTGCAAAAGTAAATTATAACATTACAGATAAAATTTATGCTAAAGGTGTTCTTGGTATTGATGATATTAATTATGAATATACTGAAATCGAGCCTACAGGAATCAACTACAATCCTGGAGGGTCTTTTGAGAACAGAGTTGAAAATCGTTCAGAATACAATGCTTCTGCTTATTTAGGATACAAAGGTAATATCGTAGAAAATCTTTCATTAGATGCTTTCATTGGAGCTAACCGTCAACACAACAGATACAGCGGAATTAAAATGAGAGGAAACAACTTTATTGTTCCATTCAAATATTTTTACGGAAATACACAACCGGATAAAACAGAGAAATTATTTTCTGAAAGTGAAGTAAACTCTCTTTTCTACTCAGCAGATATTGGGTATAAAGATTTCTTATACCTTAGTTTAACAGGACGTGAAGATTGGTTTTCAACTTTAGATCCTTCTAGTAACAGTACATTTTATCCATCTGTAAGTTCAAGTTTTATTTATTCTGAAATCATCGACTTACCAGAGTGGATGTCATATGGTAAGTTTAGAGCAGGTTGGGGTAATGTAGGAGGAGCTTTACCAGATGCTTATGCTTTAGCATTAACTTATTCTGCACCAGACGGACAAACAGATTCTCAAGGACAACCAATTTTAGGTGTTAATGGTGATACAGTTCCAAACAGAAATTTAAAACCTTATAATGTAAGTACAATCGAATTTGGTTTCGAAAATACATTCTTCAATAACAGAGTAAGTACAGATTTGACTTTTTACAGCAAAAAAACGACTAATGACATTACTGATGCTGATATTTCTCAGTCTTCGGGTACAAAACAACAAAAATCAACGTTGGTGAAATTCTGA
- a CDS encoding LacI family DNA-binding transcriptional regulator, with protein sequence MKKITIKDIATEAKVSISTVSFVINGKGEKMGISAAVIKKVQDVAENLNYRPSMIATSLRTGKTRSIGLIVEDISNQFFSDLARVIEDEAKNIDYRVFYCSTGDDDERSEELISSLLQANVDGFIITPTQKLEDKIELLLKLKKPVVLIDRYFPGQRVSHVVMDNYEAANSATKFLMNKGCKNIAVVNNTSEMIQMKLREDGYRDALKEEGVYNEELVLHVDYHSNEETRIASLLSFFQKNPKIDAVLFLANYMGLAGLQVFRKIGISIPDDISVISFDDHDSFKLHTPTITVIAQPIEDIAIKSIQLLMSQMTSMETFKIEKSLKKGNLIVRESV encoded by the coding sequence ATGAAAAAAATCACAATTAAAGATATTGCTACGGAAGCTAAAGTTTCTATATCTACGGTATCCTTTGTGATTAATGGAAAAGGGGAGAAGATGGGCATCAGTGCAGCTGTTATTAAAAAGGTGCAGGATGTAGCCGAAAATCTTAATTACAGGCCAAGTATGATTGCTACCAGTTTAAGAACTGGAAAAACGAGATCGATTGGGCTTATAGTGGAAGATATTTCAAATCAGTTCTTTTCTGATTTGGCACGTGTTATCGAAGATGAAGCAAAAAATATAGATTACAGAGTTTTTTATTGTAGTACAGGTGATGACGATGAGCGCTCGGAAGAATTAATAAGTAGTCTTTTGCAGGCAAATGTTGATGGTTTTATTATCACCCCAACTCAAAAATTAGAAGATAAAATTGAACTTCTTTTAAAATTGAAAAAACCTGTGGTATTGATAGACAGATATTTTCCGGGACAACGAGTGAGTCACGTAGTAATGGATAATTATGAAGCTGCCAACTCAGCAACTAAGTTCCTGATGAATAAAGGATGCAAAAATATAGCTGTTGTTAATAATACTTCTGAAATGATTCAGATGAAGTTAAGGGAAGACGGTTATAGAGATGCTTTAAAAGAGGAAGGAGTTTATAATGAAGAACTGGTGTTACATGTGGATTATCACAGTAATGAAGAAACCAGAATTGCATCATTATTAAGTTTTTTTCAAAAAAATCCTAAAATTGATGCGGTCTTATTCCTGGCCAATTACATGGGGCTTGCAGGACTTCAGGTTTTTAGGAAAATAGGAATTAGTATTCCGGATGATATTTCGGTTATTAGTTTTGATGATCACGACAGTTTTAAATTGCACACACCAACAATTACTGTTATCGCACAGCCTATTGAAGATATTGCGATTAAGTCTATACAGTTGTTAATGAGTCAAATGACAAGTATGGAAACATTTAAAATAGAAAAAAGCCTCAAAAAAGGAAACTTGATAGTTAGAGAATCAGTTTAA
- a CDS encoding type I phosphomannose isomerase catalytic subunit: MNTKMYPMQFEPILKERIWGGEKLHTLLHKPITSKITGESWELSTVEGDVSVIANGELKGKSLSEIINESPNEVLGTAVYERFDKQFPLLFKYLDAREDLSIQVHPNDKLAKERHNSFGKTEMWYVMQADTDARIIVGFKEDSSKEEYVENLNNKTLVSILDDVKAKQGDVFFLETGTVHAIGAGLVVAEIQQTSDITYRLYDFDRTDAQGNKRELHVDLALDAINYKKTDTYKKYNKVDNESNTIVDCSYFTTNFIPLQGEVQVNKNGKTFTVYMCTEGDFEIETEGEKYSYKKGDTVLMPASVNKFILNGNASILEVYIS, encoded by the coding sequence ATGAACACAAAAATGTATCCAATGCAGTTTGAACCAATTCTTAAAGAAAGAATTTGGGGAGGTGAAAAACTACATACTTTATTGCATAAACCTATAACTTCAAAAATTACAGGTGAAAGCTGGGAATTGTCAACTGTTGAAGGAGATGTAAGTGTAATTGCAAATGGAGAGTTAAAAGGAAAATCACTTTCTGAAATAATTAACGAATCACCTAATGAAGTTTTAGGTACTGCCGTTTATGAAAGATTTGATAAGCAGTTTCCTTTATTGTTTAAATATCTGGATGCGCGAGAAGATCTTTCAATACAGGTACATCCTAATGATAAATTGGCAAAAGAGCGACACAATTCTTTTGGTAAAACAGAAATGTGGTATGTAATGCAGGCAGATACGGATGCGAGAATTATCGTTGGTTTTAAAGAGGATTCAAGTAAAGAAGAATATGTAGAAAACTTAAATAATAAAACACTTGTTTCAATTTTAGATGATGTAAAAGCGAAGCAAGGAGATGTTTTTTTTCTGGAAACAGGAACGGTTCATGCTATCGGAGCGGGACTTGTTGTGGCTGAAATTCAACAGACATCAGATATAACTTATCGTTTGTATGATTTTGACCGCACAGATGCACAAGGTAATAAAAGAGAATTGCATGTTGATTTGGCTCTCGATGCGATCAATTACAAAAAAACAGATACGTATAAAAAGTATAATAAAGTTGACAATGAGTCTAATACTATTGTAGACTGTTCTTATTTTACTACGAATTTTATTCCGCTGCAAGGAGAAGTTCAGGTGAATAAAAATGGAAAAACTTTTACTGTTTATATGTGTACCGAAGGTGATTTTGAAATTGAAACAGAAGGTGAAAAATATAGTTATAAAAAAGGAGATACTGTGTTAATGCCGGCTTCAGTTAATAAGTTTATATTAAATGGAAATGCTTCAATTTTAGAAGTCTATATTTCGTAA
- a CDS encoding glycoside hydrolase family 97 protein: protein MKNLLLSCLFILALNLSINAQEIKSPDGNFKLTFHLDKIGTPIYSLNFKNKQVFQESKMGFILKSDIMLNKDFQIIDKQFDSENSVWSPILGEQKEIRNNYNEMKVSLQQDKSKRKLIIYFRLFNDGLAFRYEFPVQENLRHFIIQEEISEFNLIGDHKFFWIPGDYDTNEYSYTTSKISEMQALVYDAVHVPLAAQSTIKNLATQTPLMMKTSTGLYINIHEAALKNYPAMCLNVNDKNFSLSSHLVPDAVGNKGYIQTGSFTPWRTVVVSDDARNILASKMILNLNEPCSYEDVSWIKPVKYIGVWWEYFTGGGSTWAYSDNQDVVIGKTDFSKLKPNNTHGANTKHVKEYIDFASSNGFDAVLVEGWNEGWEDNTAFKKERIYSFTKAYPDFNVKELNEYAQQKNVKIIMHHETTSSVSEYERQLSDALNFMNANNYNAVKTGYVGPIIPRGEHHDGQQMVNHYTYVVTEAAKHKIMVDSHEAVRPTGLHRTYPNWFAQESARGTEFESMEGIHPDHTTILPFTRLMGGPMDYTPGIFQGDLSVYGSKKNKLSTTLAKQLALYVTMYSPLQMAADLPENYIRFNDAFQFIKDVALDWDETFILEAEPGDYITIARKTKGKEEWFVGAITDENPRTALIDFSFLPAGKSYTAIIYEDGKTADYKTNPQSYNIRKVIVNSKTKLKQNLASSGGTAISVK, encoded by the coding sequence ATGAAAAATTTATTATTAAGCTGCTTGTTTATTTTAGCTCTAAACCTGTCTATAAATGCGCAGGAAATAAAATCTCCAGATGGGAATTTTAAATTGACATTTCATTTAGATAAAATTGGGACTCCAATATATTCTTTAAATTTTAAAAATAAACAAGTATTTCAGGAAAGTAAAATGGGTTTCATTTTGAAATCGGATATTATGCTTAATAAGGATTTTCAAATCATTGATAAACAATTTGATTCGGAGAATAGTGTTTGGAGTCCTATTTTGGGTGAACAAAAAGAGATTAGGAATAATTATAACGAAATGAAAGTTAGTTTGCAGCAGGATAAAAGCAAACGTAAGCTGATTATTTATTTTCGTTTGTTTAATGATGGGTTAGCTTTTAGATATGAATTTCCTGTGCAGGAAAATTTACGTCATTTTATAATTCAGGAAGAAATTAGTGAGTTTAATTTGATAGGAGATCATAAGTTTTTTTGGATTCCGGGAGACTATGATACAAATGAATACAGTTACACGACTTCAAAAATATCAGAAATGCAGGCTTTGGTTTATGATGCTGTGCATGTACCATTAGCAGCGCAGAGTACAATTAAGAATCTGGCCACACAAACACCATTGATGATGAAAACCAGCACTGGACTTTATATAAATATTCATGAAGCTGCTTTAAAAAATTATCCGGCAATGTGTCTTAATGTAAATGATAAAAATTTTTCATTGAGTTCACATCTTGTACCTGATGCAGTTGGAAATAAAGGATATATTCAAACAGGAAGTTTTACACCCTGGAGAACAGTAGTTGTTAGTGATGATGCCAGAAATATATTGGCTTCGAAAATGATATTAAATCTTAATGAGCCTTGTAGTTATGAAGATGTTTCATGGATTAAACCTGTAAAATATATTGGGGTATGGTGGGAGTATTTTACTGGTGGAGGATCAACGTGGGCATATTCAGATAATCAGGATGTTGTGATTGGTAAAACAGATTTTTCAAAGTTAAAACCAAATAATACACATGGAGCAAATACAAAACATGTAAAAGAATATATCGATTTTGCATCATCAAACGGTTTTGATGCTGTTTTAGTTGAAGGATGGAATGAAGGCTGGGAAGATAATACTGCTTTTAAAAAAGAACGTATTTACAGTTTTACCAAGGCATATCCGGATTTTAATGTAAAAGAATTAAATGAATATGCTCAGCAGAAAAATGTAAAAATAATTATGCATCATGAAACGACATCGTCTGTTTCAGAATATGAACGACAATTAAGTGATGCTTTAAATTTTATGAATGCTAATAATTACAATGCAGTAAAAACGGGATACGTTGGTCCTATTATTCCCAGAGGAGAACATCATGATGGCCAGCAAATGGTAAATCATTATACTTATGTGGTAACTGAAGCAGCAAAGCATAAAATTATGGTAGATTCACACGAGGCAGTTCGTCCAACCGGTTTGCACAGAACATATCCAAACTGGTTCGCACAAGAATCGGCAAGAGGTACAGAGTTTGAATCTATGGAAGGAATTCATCCGGATCATACTACTATTTTGCCATTTACACGTTTGATGGGTGGCCCAATGGATTATACACCTGGAATTTTTCAGGGAGACTTATCCGTTTATGGTTCAAAGAAAAATAAACTAAGTACAACGCTTGCTAAACAGTTGGCCTTGTATGTAACAATGTATAGCCCATTGCAGATGGCAGCTGATTTACCTGAAAATTATATCCGTTTTAATGATGCATTCCAGTTTATAAAAGATGTTGCTTTAGATTGGGACGAAACTTTTATTCTTGAAGCTGAGCCTGGAGATTATATTACAATTGCCCGAAAAACAAAAGGAAAAGAAGAATGGTTTGTGGGAGCCATAACAGATGAAAATCCACGTACTGCTTTAATTGATTTTAGTTTTCTCCCTGCGGGAAAATCGTATACAGCTATTATTTATGAAGATGGAAAAACAGCTGATTATAAAACAAATCCACAGTCATATAACATTCGAAAAGTAATAGTAAACAGTAAAACAAAATTAAAGCAAAACTTAGCATCTAGCGGAGGAACAGCAATTTCTGTAAAATAA
- a CDS encoding proline-specific peptidase family protein, translating to MRSLLFLLTIFLMVSCKNETQNNVLSDYFTYKSDDKIEAAGVKMIPIKTPVGNFKVWTKRFGNNPKIKILLLHGGPAMTHEYMECFETFFQREGFEFYEYDQLGSYYSDQPKDSTLWTIDRFVDEVEQVRKAINANKENFYVLGNSWGGILAMEYALKYQQNMKGLLVSNMMASAPEYGKYADEVLAKQMKPEILAKIRALEAKKDFGNPRYMELLLPNFYKEHLCRLKEWPDGLNRASKHVNGEIYTLMQGPSEFGISGRLSKWDIKNRLHEITIPTLMIGAKYDTMDPKTMEEQSKLVKNGHYLYCPNGSHLAMWDDQKVFMNGVIQFINDVDSKKI from the coding sequence ATGCGCTCACTTTTATTCCTATTGACAATATTCTTAATGGTTTCCTGCAAAAATGAAACTCAAAACAACGTGCTCTCTGATTACTTCACCTATAAAAGTGATGATAAAATAGAAGCAGCCGGAGTAAAAATGATTCCAATCAAAACCCCTGTCGGAAACTTCAAAGTCTGGACAAAAAGATTTGGAAACAATCCAAAAATTAAAATATTACTACTACATGGAGGCCCTGCTATGACACATGAATACATGGAGTGTTTTGAAACTTTTTTTCAACGTGAAGGCTTTGAATTTTATGAATACGACCAATTAGGATCTTATTACAGTGATCAGCCAAAAGACAGTACCTTATGGACTATAGATCGATTTGTTGATGAAGTAGAACAAGTTCGAAAAGCAATTAATGCCAATAAAGAAAATTTTTATGTTCTGGGAAATTCCTGGGGAGGCATTCTTGCAATGGAGTATGCTCTGAAATATCAACAAAACATGAAAGGATTACTTGTATCTAATATGATGGCCAGCGCTCCTGAATACGGAAAATATGCTGATGAAGTTCTGGCAAAACAAATGAAACCAGAAATTCTTGCCAAAATAAGAGCTTTAGAAGCCAAAAAAGATTTCGGGAATCCAAGATATATGGAATTACTGCTTCCAAACTTTTACAAAGAACATTTATGCCGGTTAAAAGAATGGCCGGACGGTTTAAATCGTGCCAGCAAACATGTAAATGGAGAAATTTATACCTTAATGCAAGGCCCTAGTGAATTTGGCATCAGCGGAAGATTATCCAAATGGGACATTAAAAACCGATTACATGAAATTACCATTCCAACACTAATGATTGGCGCTAAATACGACACAATGGATCCAAAAACCATGGAAGAACAAAGCAAATTAGTCAAAAATGGTCACTATTTATATTGTCCAAACGGAAGCCATTTAGCCATGTGGGATGATCAAAAAGTCTTTATGAATGGCGTAATTCAGTTTATTAATGACGTCGACAGTAAAAAAATCTAA
- a CDS encoding LLM class flavin-dependent oxidoreductase: MKNPISVSLLELAIITQDSNAAETFQKTKDIAQLADTLGYKRFWLAEHHNMAHVASTATVVLIGYVASQTKNIRVGSGGIMLPNHSPLVVAEQFGTLETLYPNRIDLGLGRAPGTDQPTAEAIRKDFFEQAQRFPQNVSKLQEYFSSENEAGKVRAFPAEGLKVPIWILGSSMESAALAAAYGLPYAFAGHFAPKLMIQAFEFYRENFQASEYLDKPKTMACVNIIAADTNEEAELLSTSLYQMFLNLIRNDRKGLQPPVPSLDDIMDEAERFHVNQMTAGTFTGNKEQLITDLKKFINYARIDELMVTSPIFDHQAKLKSIQITKEAIDSLNESIHI, translated from the coding sequence ATGAAAAACCCAATTTCAGTCTCATTATTAGAGCTCGCTATCATCACTCAGGATAGTAATGCCGCAGAAACATTTCAAAAAACAAAAGATATAGCGCAATTAGCAGATACTTTAGGATACAAGCGATTTTGGCTTGCAGAACATCACAATATGGCGCACGTTGCAAGTACGGCAACGGTGGTTTTAATTGGTTATGTGGCAAGTCAGACAAAAAATATTCGAGTAGGTTCTGGCGGAATCATGCTTCCGAACCATTCTCCTTTAGTAGTGGCCGAACAATTTGGAACCCTGGAAACGCTTTACCCAAACCGAATTGATTTAGGTTTAGGAAGAGCGCCGGGAACAGATCAGCCAACCGCCGAAGCAATTCGGAAAGACTTTTTTGAGCAGGCGCAGCGCTTTCCGCAAAACGTAAGCAAACTTCAAGAGTATTTTTCAAGTGAAAATGAAGCAGGAAAAGTTCGTGCATTCCCAGCCGAAGGCTTAAAAGTCCCAATATGGATTTTAGGATCAAGTATGGAAAGTGCAGCTTTGGCAGCAGCTTACGGATTGCCTTATGCTTTTGCCGGTCACTTTGCGCCAAAACTAATGATTCAGGCGTTTGAGTTTTACCGCGAAAATTTCCAGGCTTCAGAATATTTAGACAAACCAAAAACAATGGCTTGTGTGAATATTATTGCGGCAGATACAAACGAAGAAGCAGAATTATTGTCTACAAGTTTGTATCAAATGTTTTTAAATTTAATTAGAAACGACCGTAAAGGTTTGCAGCCCCCAGTTCCGTCATTAGACGATATTATGGATGAAGCAGAACGTTTCCATGTCAACCAAATGACAGCCGGAACCTTTACAGGAAACAAAGAGCAATTAATAACCGACTTAAAAAAGTTTATCAACTATGCAAGAATCGACGAACTAATGGTAACAAGTCCAATCTTTGATCATCAGGCAAAACTAAAAAGCATTCAAATCACAAAAGAAGCAATCGACAGCCTAAATGAAAGTATACATATATAA
- a CDS encoding DUF2975 domain-containing protein: protein MKTTHIISKILFYFTRFLSVVYFFLAAYSVFSLVTGLFLTFKDNGKYFQVCYPFTSHPLMLGDYNLPYILFDFLAPLSLYGLFFLLSSNVFKVFFQPKLFTSNGISHLRRFYLSNLLIPSIVIFVAFFFVPLDNEVSLFILLHGMLGVFAYFLAAIFKQGLNLQNEQDLFI from the coding sequence ATGAAGACAACTCATATTATATCTAAAATATTATTTTACTTTACCCGATTTTTGTCTGTCGTTTATTTCTTTTTAGCGGCATATTCTGTTTTTAGTTTGGTGACGGGTTTATTTTTGACTTTTAAGGATAACGGAAAGTATTTTCAGGTTTGTTATCCTTTTACTTCTCATCCATTAATGCTTGGTGATTACAATCTCCCTTATATTCTTTTTGATTTTTTGGCTCCATTGAGCTTGTACGGACTTTTCTTTTTATTGAGTAGTAATGTTTTTAAAGTATTCTTTCAGCCTAAATTATTTACTTCAAACGGAATTTCTCATTTAAGGCGTTTCTATTTATCCAATTTATTAATTCCGAGTATTGTAATATTTGTAGCTTTCTTTTTTGTTCCGCTGGATAATGAAGTTTCACTTTTTATATTATTACACGGAATGCTCGGTGTTTTTGCTTATTTTTTAGCAGCCATTTTTAAACAAGGTTTAAACCTTCAGAACGAACAAGACTTATTTATATAA
- a CDS encoding helix-turn-helix domain-containing protein — MPIIVNVDVMLAKRKMQSKELAEKLDITPANLSILKTGKAKGIRFDTLEAICKILDCQPGDILEYVAE; from the coding sequence ATGCCAATAATTGTAAATGTTGATGTAATGCTTGCCAAACGCAAGATGCAGAGTAAAGAGTTGGCAGAAAAACTAGATATTACACCTGCCAATTTATCGATTCTAAAAACGGGAAAAGCAAAAGGAATTCGGTTTGATACGCTCGAAGCTATTTGTAAAATATTGGACTGCCAGCCCGGGGATATTTTAGAATACGTGGCAGAATAG
- a CDS encoding ABC transporter ATP-binding protein, giving the protein MNSLSIKNLGKTYENGTKAIDDLSLEITNGMFGLLGPNGAGKSTLMRTIAALQEPTAGIIEFNGINILENPMFIRQNLGYLPQEFGVYPKISAYRLLDHLAVLKGIVDKKERHDQILYLLQQTNLLQHKDKAVHSFSGGMRQRFGIAQALLGNPKIIIVDEPTAGLDPEERNRFNNLLSEIGESIIVVLSTHIVEDVRDLCPKMAIISNGKLILEGKPNEAIDSLKGKIWMKAIQKTELKDHQSNFNIISSNLNSGKINIHVFSDERPDSGFELISPDLSDVYFSVLAQNQLKN; this is encoded by the coding sequence ATGAACAGTTTATCAATCAAAAATCTCGGCAAAACGTATGAGAACGGTACAAAAGCGATTGACGATTTATCGCTTGAAATTACAAACGGAATGTTTGGTTTACTAGGTCCAAACGGCGCCGGAAAATCGACTTTAATGCGAACTATTGCCGCTTTGCAGGAACCAACTGCTGGAATTATTGAATTTAACGGAATTAATATTCTGGAAAATCCAATGTTTATCAGGCAAAATTTGGGGTATCTGCCACAGGAATTTGGTGTTTATCCTAAAATTTCTGCTTATCGCCTGCTCGATCATTTGGCGGTTTTAAAAGGAATCGTTGATAAAAAGGAACGTCACGATCAAATTTTGTATTTATTACAGCAGACTAATTTATTGCAACACAAAGACAAGGCGGTTCATTCTTTTTCCGGTGGTATGCGTCAAAGGTTTGGAATTGCGCAGGCTTTGTTGGGAAATCCGAAGATAATTATTGTGGATGAACCTACTGCGGGGCTTGATCCGGAGGAAAGAAACCGATTTAATAATTTGCTAAGCGAAATTGGCGAAAGCATTATTGTAGTTCTATCGACGCATATTGTAGAAGACGTTCGTGATTTATGCCCTAAAATGGCCATTATCTCTAACGGAAAATTGATCTTGGAAGGAAAACCAAATGAAGCAATCGATTCTTTAAAAGGAAAAATCTGGATGAAGGCGATTCAGAAAACAGAACTGAAGGATCATCAATCAAACTTTAATATCATTTCTTCAAATTTAAATTCAGGAAAAATCAATATTCATGTTTTCTCGGATGAACGACCAGATTCTGGTTTTGAATTGATATCGCCAGATTTGAGCGATGTTTATTTTAGTGTTTTAGCTCAAAATCAACTTAAAAATTAG